The following is a genomic window from Theobroma cacao cultivar B97-61/B2 chromosome 10, Criollo_cocoa_genome_V2, whole genome shotgun sequence.
AAAAATGTGGGCATGCATTCGTTTACTTTCAAAACTACATGTGTCTACTTGGCATTTTGTTATCCTTAATGGCTGAAGGCCATTTAcagaaattatatttataatgtaCGAATTACAATGCATCACTTATAAATTTATGTCATAGCTTTTTCTTATCATCTGATTGTTAGATAgaattgttttgtttatttaatgaCAAAATCTCTTGATTACTAAATTCTGATCATgactttttcttattatatgaTTGTTAGATAAATCTGTTTCACATATTGTTTTTCTTGCTGAATTTGTTTGCTTTGTTTAATTGCTCTCTCTATAGTTGATTGAAAGCAATGTAGAAGATTAATGCCACTACACTTAATGGTATTTGTTTCTTGTTCATATATACTTTATAATTCATCAGCATCACTCTACACATGCATATATAAATCTCATGTACAAATTTTTATACGTACATATGCAACACTTCCTGTGCCTTCACCATTTACTCAAAAACAGTGACTGACTGTGATTGattcataaaattcaatttctattttttatagaaattatGTCTACTTGCACAATAATGCAACATTGATAATAAACTCTTTTGTTTGGATACAAGGATTACTCCAAACAAACACATTGCCTCCATAGCTCGACTGCAGACTTTTGCTCACCTTTTGTTCATGAACACGCCACTGAAATTCAATTACGAATTACATAACAGAATGTCTTATCCTTCTTGCATCAAGGCAACAGTATTTACCAGATGCTTTAATCATAACTTCTGTGTATAACTACAATACTGGCAATACATTAGCAAAATCACTAATCTTTGGTGCATATTTTTTGTAACAGAAAGCACTGTATGGATTCAAAATTAGTATCAAAACCTTTGTAGCAACAACAATATATGACACATAATAGTCTTAGTATCAAAGCCTTTGTGCAACAACATGTGATACGCAATAGTCCATGTACTTCTTTCATATCTTCTCCAACCCAAATCTATCTAATAATCAATGCTACGACTGGTCtcttaaaaatatgaattttacctTAACGCAATGCACGGGTGTTTTTCTAGTTAAAAGACAAGAAATGACGAGATATTgtgtgaaaaaaattaaaatcacgGAGAAAGGGGTTGAAGTTTACTCTTAAAGACTATCAATCTTGTATTGCATAGAAAAAATATAAGCAAACCTCATGATTAACAATATGCTCCCAAGGTAAGTGAAAGAGAAACTAAAGTGAATTGTCAATTTATAacaataattaacaaaaaccaaagaaaaggCCAATGATTTTGTGACTGATACATCAAGATAAATTCATTGTTAGTTATGAACTTTAGTTTGATCTGTTTTCATGTTACCATACCATGAAGTGTGCAAGGTAGTGTAGGGCATTTGCAAGTCCCATGGCCACATCACAAAGGCGTCAAATACAGTTggattcttcttttttattagtttagtttattcatttttcttgatttatccttttgtttctttaccAAATATTGGTTACTTTATTCTATGGATATTAATcagaataataaatttattcaatgGATTTCTGGcttttatttgatgaaattttccAATGAAACTACTGTAGCTGGAAATtgattgataaaaaaaatatgttttagtttggacaattattttttgataaaaattttcatccaaatGTAATTTCTCGTCAATCATTTCCCTCCACTTGCTATCGCTCCCTCCCTTCCTCCTAGCAGTTGCCTTCGCCAACCTTGCTGACCTCCTCTTAGAGTCACCGATGCCACAGGCCTCTAGGACAGTCAAGGCACTGGGGCCATTGGACTTCTTTGGCAAAACCTCACATAACCAATCCATTCAATTGGAGTTTATTCTGTTTTActtacttttaattattttaaataatagtgcttgttatatcaaatttgtataattttttattccatAACTGTTACACTTCTTAACTTGAACtcattatttaatataaattttagaaTTGGTCAAGTTCTTTACTAATATTTTAGTGATTAATGTAATTATCATCTTTTACCATATACATgtcttataatatatatatatatatttatattaaaaagaattttttaggTCTTAGTTTTGTACAGCCTTTACCATTTCTAAACCAAATAAGTGCTTGACTCACTGAGTTTTGCAATTAGACATATATTCCATAATATCTCTTTATTCCTTTGTTATTGGTTCATGCATTTTTAATTATCAGATTTTCCATTTATTTACTATGTGTATGCTGACGGTTACGTACCATTCTTGTGATTTAGTTCTGAAACATAGTACAAGACATTGGCAAAAGAGAagccaaattaaaaaaagttatataaTTTCCTctcaacaaaaagaagaaaagaaagaaagattgtaaacattttaaatggaGATGCTTCTCTTTTGATAACAATTCATCCTTTGCTTGTTGCTTGGGAAATGCTTTAGAGAAATGatagaaaaagagaataaagcAAAAGGGTTTAGAATGAGTTTTACTCTCCACTGAAGAAATCCAAAAAGCATATTCGTAGCTCAACACAATTAGATATTGatccaaagaaaataaactaatccttatttactttttgttttaatccatTGCTTGCTTTGGATGTAAATGCTTCTGAGAAAAgatcaaaaagaataaagtaaaattctttccttCAAGGTGCATCCGTCTATCTAAAAAATCGCATATGCTGATAGATGTGAAGTAAAATTTGTATATACTTGACTTAGTATATTCTGATGTTAAGGAAAggattatatattatcattatttagtTCATTCCAAAAAACCTTAGAAATGCTACTTTAATCATATTAGAAAATCAAAAAACAGAATGTCAAATAAATACTTTAAGCCATTAGCATTATTTTTATgcaaaaattagaaataatcatttattattGTGAGTATTACTTTACAACTtagcaaaaagaaaacaaaagaaaagccTAAGTAACTAAGGGACGTTATTATTAACGATTATTAATGTTGGTCTTCCAAAGTATTGCTTGTTAAcaaatacaagaaaagaataaagagaaagaaaaaaaaataacaagattttttctttggttataaatattgatcaatagcctaatctttctttttgtgtCTTTCCTTACTATCTCAAATTTATTACTCACTTATGGAGAATCAAAGTGAAAGAATTGAGAAAATCCAACATTTTGGACATCCACATTCATTGGTGTTCTACGATGAAAAGCAGGGTGATCAAAGTAAAGAAGCTTGTTGCTCGGCATGCTTGGAATCGTTATTGGGTTGCCCAAGTTTCAGCTGTGGAGATTGCAAGTTTTACCTCCATAAAAAATGTGCCGAGGCACCTTCTGAAATTAGTCATTCCCCTTTTCATCGTAAGCACCCTACTCTTACTCTTAAGCTATCCTCCTCTCTTTGCGATATGTGCAAGGAAAAACGTTTGATGTTTTATTATTGCTGCACTTCTTGCCTTACTACCCTTGACATCAAATGTGCTTTACGATTGCATAAcatggatgaaaattttcatgagCTCAGATATATTGGCCATGAACATCCATTGACTTTCATTGAAAATCCAAAAGATGAACTTAAAAGAGCCTATTGTCATTGGTGTCAAAAACCTATGGTTGACTCTGTATATGTTTgttttaattgtaatttttacCTTCATAAGAAATGTGCTCAGTTTCCTCCTCAACTTCATCATCCTAGTGATCGCAAACACCTTCTTTATCTTGAAGATGATAGGCTTGTTTGTTCATTATGCCAAAGGCAACATTGGAGTTTGTTTTATCGTTGTCTTCCTTGCAATTTTGACATCGACATTGAATGTGTTCGATCAAGGTCAAGGTCCATTTTTGAATGTGAAAAGCACTCATTCACTCAATTGTTAAGGCATGACCCATTCATTTGTGATGCATGTGGTACAGAGGGAAATTATGTTTCCTATATATGTTCTACATGCCACATTATGATCCATGAAAAATGCATTTCATTGCCACGTGTCATCAAAACCACACGGCATCACCATAATATTATTCACaactatttctttcaaaaaaaagatCTTGGAAAACATGATTGTGGAATTTGTCTCAGTGAAGTGAAAATAGAGTATGGAAATTATAAGTGTTTGAAGCAAGATTGTGATTACGTTTCCCATGTGAACTGTGCAAGGGAGATGGGGATGTATTATATAATTGATCAAGTAAATGATGAAGATGAGGAGTCTAGTGAAAAGTTAGCTACAAATTCTTCCATCACTTGTGTCATTGAAATGAACCAACATGAAGAAGCCACAAAGATAAAACACTTTAGGCATGACCATGTCTTAACACTAGGTAACAAGATCAAGGAAGATGATGATAAACATTGTGATGCGTGCATGCTATCAATCTCAACTCCCTTTTACTATTGTTCACAATGCGACTTCCTTCTCCACAAAACCTGTGCTGAATTACCTAGGAAAAAACACCATTGGTTTCATCAATCTCTTACCACCCTCGATTCTGGGGTCTTTTTCAAATGTGCTCAATGCAATCGTTTCTGCAGTGGATTTGTTTACAAAAGTGACAAAGAGTCTCGCAGTAAATTCTGTCTAAGGTGTGCTAGAATTTCTCATACCCTCATATGTCAAGGACATgaacactttctcttttttgattttaagttcaaGGGGCAATGCAGCGCTTGTGGTGCCACTTGCAAAAATGGTGTATACAGATGTAAAGATTGTAGTACTTTTGCTTTGGATTTTGCATGCATTACACTACCACAAGCAATTCGCTGCAAGTGTGATAAACACTTTCTAAAACTTACTTTTCATGATGACAATGATGATCCAGAAGAATATTACTGTGACATatgtgaagaaaaaagagaaccAAACCATTGGTTTTATCATTGTACAGTTTGTGATAATTCTGCTCATCCTAAATGTGTTCTTGGAAAATATCCATTTATGAAGATCAAGATAGGTGTCACTTTCCCAGATGATTATCACCCTCATGATCATCCTCTCGTTTTTGTCAAAAAGAGTTATGACACCTGCTCTATATGTGGTCACCCTTGCCAAGATGTAGCTCTTGAATGTAAACTTTGTACACCCAACTATACCTTCCATTGCAATTGTTATTGGGGATATTTGAGTTTCTTAGGTTTGTTGTAAAATGGGGGTGCAGTTGTTGTATGTTTCATTGTTTTATGTGTTTCTGTTCAATAAATGTAAGACTTCTCAATTTTGATGCTTGCTTCcttaacaaagaaaaggaaagaacactataaatcataattatcAAAGTGAAAGGTTTCAACATGCATTTGTACTCATTAATATCAACACTTTACAATGGAATCTTTTGTCATCTCTTTGACAAACCTATCTTGCTTGCTATCTGCTCCCATCCCTATATAATGCATTAATGTCATGACCCATTTCTGGGAGCTTGTGACTAGTGTAAAGACCTATGTCGGTCTAGCCCATTAGGCCCAATCAAGCCTTAATCAACATGTATGGGTTTGACATCCATCGTATTCATACAACATCCATACAgtataacataaatattaacATTGGCCTATTAGAATTTAGAAGTAAGTAAACATCATCACATCATTATGAAACTTCTCAACATAATGTGTGGAATTTCATTCATTCAATATCAATATTCACATAACATATAATTCTGTGGTCCAGCAACATCCGTGCCTTTATCAGCTATGGTCCTTTCACCATAGGAACATTATTCATATGCATCCATTCCGAGGATCAACACAATAATATTCACAatcataaaacaaataaatgtctattaatatttgtttacatCACCATGTACCATTGTAAATATAAACACTTAAAAACTTAACTCGACACACTACGAAGTGTAGTGATATGGGTGGCTGGAAGGAAGACACTACAACACCTACCGAATAAGAGTTGAACTACTCCACAAGGCACCTAGCCAAATGAGCTACTGATCTGTAAaacaaaagtaagaaaaaataataggtGAGTTACAAAGATTCTGTGAGTGGATACGGGAAGGGGACAAGCCAAGaggaagattttttttttcaataaaccATACTTTAGAAAAACATACATGAGTTTCATTAATATCAACATAATTCCTTTCAAATGTCGAACAACCTCATTTCAATCATTTTCCACAAATGCATTTGAAATCCATGGTACATTAATGATTTGATAAAATAGTGATAGTTCCAAATACAAATCTTTGCAATGAGAAAGCAAGAGATTTCCCTTCATGGGTAATAGTATCTTCACCTTGGTTAATGGTATCATTCTTACTCACAACCCCATCATCTGACATTATCTCACATGTGGAAATTTAAAATGCCATTCAACTTCGTACTCATTAATACCATAACATCCATTCAAGTCATAGTCactaatttaaacaatcaattCACGTCATCAATCATACAAGTACAATATCATCAACTCATTCACATATACTTCACAATTTTAGTATGGTATTCGTACACCTATAGTGGGCTTATTCATGTGTGTGAAATCTAACCCTAAGTCAGAGGATAAGTTAGAAAATCCTTAGGCGAGCATATagattttatgttttgaatatcaaacttagttttaaccttcaaaaaaaaattcattgatACTTTGGTTGTTTGTCACTTTTGAagcaaaaatttttctaagtCTAGAAAGGGTCAAcatatgtgatttttataaaataatctcttaaacataaaaaaaatggcgATAATGATTCCCTTGTTATTTAGATGAccaaatatgaatttttcGTACTTTTTGAAGTACGTTTGCTATGGTAAATGGGagttgtaaatttaatttcagtagaactttttcaattttgttcttgaaaccaaaacattgattttgattcttttgaatttagagttttttaatatttttattaaattcaaatggggggctgtttgcttatttatattaaatatcttaaatacATGGAGtgtgaaaaggaaagaagtaaaaatgagaacatttacttaaatggtatttaatgaaaataagttGGGCAGGTGTTATAGGTAATCTCTCTCAAAAACTACATTATGtttcaaatgtattgatacatgatCATAATGTATCAATGCATATGGTCATGTCTTTATAAATGTTCATAATGTATAGATATAATTTTTCCAGAactaaatgtattgatagatggCCCAAATGTATCAGTACATTTCATCGTTTTTAGAAGAATAAAAGAGGCAAAATTGTATTTTCACACTTAAAACTATAAATACCTCATAGTCTTTAAGGATTTTCAACAATCAATCGTTTTTCTAAGGTATTGCTCTCAACCCAACCCCTTTCAACTCATGTTTAACttaaatcttcatttttgatgattaaatgatGTGGTTTTGAGTTGTTATGAAAAATGTGACATTTTTAAGCTTTGTAAACTTGAAATCTTGATTTctagtttatgaaaatatgattttattgcCCAAATTTTCTGTTAGTGATGAAAGTTTAAAggttttgtgattttcttaagcatttaAGCTCATCTAAGGTAAAGATGAAAGATTTATGGGTTTTTAAGCATGGGTTTTAGCTAGAGAATTAGTTTAGCTAAAAGTGAATAGTTTTGAAAGTACCTAGAATGATTATTTCGAGATTTTTTTTAGGAAATTATTGTGATGATTGTTGTATGACAggaaaacttgaaaatttcactGAGGATGCCAAAAACAAAGTTGTGATTAGCATTAAGAAATTAAACCTCTAATTAAGTGAATGGATACaccttttcaagtattttaataGTAAAGTTAGCATGATTTCTATGAAAATGATTGTTTAAGCATGTTGAAATATTATTTCCGTAAATGGTTTATCAAAGAATTTGAACTACAAGGTTGTtatgaatttttcaaggaaatgtTTAAAGGACTAGATTTGATAATGATTTGTGAGATGTTTGAcataatgattttcaaatcgTGTGCGAATCTATTATGTATGTAAATATGCTACTacttattagtttttaataaGGGAGGACAAGCCCTTTTAAATGTTTTCCTTCCAAATAAGATGCATGGTATGATATACATGCTAGACATGAAGTAGCATGTAAGGTATGATGGATGCATAAGTTACATTTATGAGATTATGACATGTATGCCTTGAGATGTATGTGTTAAGAATATCATGTACACTGTGGGCTAAGCATGTGAGTGATTTATGAGATTATGCAATGCATGCCATACGATGTATTTGTTGAGATAATCTTATGCACTATAGGTTTAgcattatgatgatttatgaaaatgtATTATGTTTATGATGCAAGCTAAGGATGAGAAAGATCCTAAGCTTAAGAGATCTTATGATGATTATGGGTGAGGCTGATGTGCCACTTACACAACTATGATGATTGTTCATGTGAGGTGAACTATATGGTAGTGAGGACTTTGTCCATCACTCGCCTTAGTGGGGTGGGATGACTCGATAGTTCGCGGATGAGGTTGATGTGCCATTCACCAGAGCACGCTAAGAACCCGAATTAGTAAAGGTTAAACCACTATTCTTTGGAACAAGGCAGACCCGCTCACAGATGGAATGTTATGATGAATGAGTTTAATGAGTTTGAGGAATGATTGAATGAGTATTGCTTATTGCTTAATGCTTAAATGcttattttatgattaaatgaTTATCGAAAATGTTATTCACATTGTAATGTGGTGATATTGGCTTGGTTAGATAGAACCTTAGCCTAGGGAATGATCCTTCAATGTTAGAAAGACTTATGAATGGTTAGGTTTAGAATATtacacaaaaaattaaattatgtgGCAAAAGTATCCATACATGTGGagcatgtatcgatacattttcaacagaatGCTACAGGATgtgttttatgtgaaatgtatcgatacgcTCTCAAAAGTATTGATAGATTTCTtgcatgtattgatacattccaGAATGTATTAATTGAAATGTTACAGAAAAGGATTTTCAAGTGATTTTAAAGAGGTTTTTGAGGATAAATGAGTTCTAATGTTTTAAGCAAAGTTATTTTCATGCAATGTTATTTAAAAGATGTTTAAAATGCTATCTTATATGATCATTATGGTAGTTATGTTGAATTTATTAATCATATGTATTTACGATTGCATGGTTATGAAAAACTCTTCCTCTTGTCTTTTTCCCTTCCCTGTATCCATTAAtagagtctttgtgactcaaACGTTATTTTTCCTCACTGTTTTTGTTTCAGATCAGTGATAGCATTTTAATAGCATCAAGTGTTGTGGATTTAAGTGTTCGGTTTTCATCCATTGGTAGATGTCTAATAACTACTTGATGCCTAAACAACCAGTCATATTCTATCACGAAATGGGatatgacaaagttggtattagagctCTAAGTTCATAAAGTCCTAGGTTTTCTTTGGTTGTCAGTGGATTGTTTGGTGTCGTATATAGGaatcttgtttttgttttgtgtaCTCAGGCACAAACTAAAAATGGGAAACCTTCATATAATTCCTTGTTTGTTTACCACATTATGCTTAAGAGTTATGTCTAGTTTTGTTGTGAGTCTACAGTGTTGAGTCTTAAAGTATACgttgctcttgtctaggtgAGATATGCCGCCTAAGACACGGGTTAGTACTAGAGGTGAACTAGTGCACGAGGCTCCTGTGGAGGCTACTAATAAACCATGTACACCTACTATTAGAAGTCATTGTAGACGCGACAGGCCACCAGTTTTGAGAGGACTAATAGCCCCACCAATGCATAGACAGAGGGACAAGGCCTTGATACAATAGTAGATGAATGAGCTTCTAAGGTTGTAGTGCCCTTGGCGATGGTAGTGACCTTAGAAAACTTAGCTACAGGCTTACAGGGAGTCAGTCATACTATAGAGCTTCTTTCTTAATAAATCTTAGATCAAAGATGACAGAGTGAGTATTGTCCTACTGTTCAAGCATCCTTCAAGTCACAAAGTCAAGGTGACTAATAACAAGCTAGTGCGGTTAAAGTTGGTATTGAGGTTCAACTATTTGAGTTTATGAAGTTGAAACCTCCTTCATTCTCTGGATCAAATACATCACAAGATGCACAGGATTTCTTGGATGACATTGAGGTCATATGCAACGCTTTAAGCTGCACTTGTAGCTAAACGCATTTAGGTTGGGTTGGGCAACCCGCCACTAGTATGATCAAAGGTAGAGCACCTACTGCTGCATCAATTGCTTGGCAATAGCTTAGTACAACTTTGTGGAGCGTTTTCTACTTGTCAGTGTGAGGGAGACAAGAGCTTATGAGTTCAAGATGTTGGTATAGACTCTAGGATGACGGTGccagaataaaatattaagtttattGAGTTGTCTCAATATTGTGCCTTACTTGGTGGCTACTGAAGAGATGAGAGTCATGAGGTTCATTAATGGATTAGTACGACCTCTATATAAGGCCATAGTGACCTAAGAGTTCACTGATTACTCTAAGGCCGTGAACTGTGCTCAAACGTTAGAGATGAAGGATATAGAGACCTAAGGAGGTCAAGATAAGCCCAAAATGGCTAGGATCGAGACTAGTaatgtcaagcccaactctattatatacttgccatgtcatttatgtacttgatagcatatctgcatacttggatgcctcaaaaaattgttaaaagtcggtattgtacctagtggtacaattaagtcgattaaaacctcgaactagtccaaatagagattttgggatgtatttgagagttattgaaccttagaatgtcttaaaatagtgattcggagtttgaggattaatttggaatccaatcgagaatttttataatgtatgggcaaaatggtcattttgccacccgagggcaaaagtggaatgttggatgagatttttgaccgattttgactatttggagcataatttgaatttgagaagtgaaaaatttcaattctgacatttttctgagcataagggcaaaccGGTCATTCCACGTGTCCATAAGGACGTAAtaggaatttttaaaattttacaccaccgtgacacttgtcaagcccatgaatttcacctattatcattttatactttggataattaaggtattatatgtggtggtaaGAAAATACTTAatagttaagttttaaccataaACCATTCACACGTTGACacgtgtcaagctttaattcttttataattttctttataaaccaACATAAACCTCTcccaattcttctttcattgccgtgcaagccaaagaaaagggggaaagaatagaaacaagccttaaggaagaaaattcaagagaaattaatCGATTACTGAAAAACGAAACGATCTGAGGTAAGATTTCACgattttagcttaagattcacctctcccatgctttctttttcattttctatggttgaaaccCAAATTTTCATGAAGGAAGTCATGTTGGCCGAATCAAAGGGgggaggttttgatgatggtttttgctagatttcatgctatctaggtgtttttagttgttttgtgatatttggtatgaaaaacaagcaagaaaaccaCATGTCCTTCATTAAACCCTCCTTGGCCGAATTTAATAGGGGatatattgatgatgaattttgttatatttcaCATTATTTAGCtcgtatttgatgatttatggtgtcgGATATCGACAATGGTTATCGAAAAGTATAGtcctttagtaaacgactTGAATGACAACGAGAAAATCATGGTAAATGgacttgaatttgatttctaaaGATATATACAGACTTATTGGACTGTGTTGACACTGATTAGCACGTTAGTTCGGAATTGGAATGAATTTTGGATGTGATAATTTAAGTCACAATCAAGttcattgaggtactttgggtGTATTTGGAGTACCGAAAGTGCAAggaatctatttggagttgaataagatgttttggctaattaaacagcGTATAGTGtgagttaggtcgaataccatTTCAGTCCAATaacaattgaacctacgtagaacaccatctttaagtgattattcgaacatttctcattcaatttcatgcattcatatagagcctgaaatagttttataatagtttgACACAAATGTATTAAATTACTTGTTGTGTATTAGGTATAGGTAGTgagttgtcacgacccggaattcccattgagcccgtgacaaccgccgcgaagtctcgacagacattcttccccCGAATGCCTTTtgagacctcgcaaggcttttgtaccagtttttccattcctctctctttctttttttaataataaaataaaataaaaatattaattaaaataatctattttaatgtaaaacaatatatatatatatttttgaaacatcaaaaattaattttctgcacataaaaacaaaataaatttatacatactgtaatatagaaaactggagtatgcaatttaaattacaatgacacgtgagcccccaaataactgagaaggtttaagtctataaccttgctttctaggatgcaactccgaaatttacttctcgatgcaattgacagtctactgcctattctgagcctgaaaaatgtataggaagaaggggtgagattataaaatcccagtgagtagacagacatcatcaaaataatctaaagtcgagtaataggagacaattaaaataattcatcccaacccatataaataattggatttcatccaattactcaacatggcttatgcacttttcaaaaacttggcccttgccaaaaatccattctcggggataccccgcgaaggcatcttaccgagaccgccaaggctgtttattgtcacacacacaaacacatttcacctctgacaacacagccgttccttggcgttggctgagtcccagtttcacgtggtggccagcgtgaagtgtactcaaatcctacctcgggagttatcctacgtgcctctccaatcgaggtaagctcaataattgggaatcgtgcccctctaattaggctggcccacggaacccccgtcactgcagtgcccactttataatccaccaaccaataaaatcacaatagtatgacatgactcacttaacacattcaaggcaaatcaaagcagttcacatattctttaaatcaaaaaaataaccagtcatacccacatttatcataagccatttaatgtaaaatcatggataaacaacacaatcatagtataggtctccaattactctatttttgaaatcattattaaat
Proteins encoded in this region:
- the LOC18586743 gene encoding uncharacterized protein LOC18586743: MGMYYIIDQVNDEDEESSEKLATNSSITCVIEMNQHEEATKIKHFRHDHVLTLGNKIKEDDDKHCDACMLSISTPFYYCSQCDFLLHKTCAELPRKKHHWFHQSLTTLDSGVFFKCAQCNRFCSGFVYKSDKESRSKFCLRCARISHTLICQGHEHFLFFDFKFKGQCSACGATCKNGVYRCKDCSTFALDFACITLPQAIRCKCDKHFLKLTFHDDNDDPEEYYCDICEEKREPNHWFYHCTVCDNSAHPKCVLGKYPFMKIKIGVTFPDDYHPHDHPLVFVKKSYDTCSICGHPCQDVALECKLCTPNYTFHCNCYWGYLSFLGLL